In a single window of the Zea mays cultivar B73 chromosome 5, Zm-B73-REFERENCE-NAM-5.0, whole genome shotgun sequence genome:
- the LOC103627405 gene encoding BTB/POZ domain-containing protein At2g24240 produces MLPRRYIRQLRDPGPPARLIPHDSKRPCAPTITCDSGSFCDPSAMCTPAACRGRVRINVGGRVFETTAATLSSAGRDTMLGAMVDASWNACPDGAAEYFIDRDPACFAVLLDLLRTGALHVPPGVPEATLYREALYYGLLDRVRAARLGELDGDRVRLAASVPGRAPGDGTAVRAAPDGGCCVAHGGAVRVYNWMLEERRPVCLAHAPVNDAAYLDAATLLVAARERPGRRDGHDGGVAAFSALTGGLRHRFRVAHARQPRSFTAGALAFDGGGGSGCAVFASCKGRLNEYGVGVWDRNTGEQADFFYEPPGCALGDADRLQWLDGTGALMVATMFPRADSSSISLLDFRDRSVVWSWSDVGTPASLEDKHAVHAVAMEDGRSVCVINQYDDLGFLDLRSSAGGVRWRSRSKLAAGGKAKALGEEVCYPKLATYGGQLFASTGDAISVFSGPDHVLTSTLRRSEGGAICDFSIGGDRIFALHSDENVFDVWETPPPAII; encoded by the coding sequence ATGCTGCCGCGCCGTTATATACGCCAGCTCCGCGACCCGGGTCCTCCTGCCCGTCTCATCCCCCACGATTCAAAACGGCCGTGCGCACCAACTATAACCTGCGACAGCGGCTCCTTTTGCGATCCATCGGCCATGTGCACTCCCGCGGCGTGCCGCGGGCGCGTGCGCATCAACGTCGGCGGGCGGGTGTTCGAGACGACGGCCGCCACGCTCTCCAGCGCGGGGCGGGACACCATGCTCGGCGCCATGGTGGACGCCTCCTGGAACGCGTGCCCCGACGGCGCGGCCGAGTACTTCATCGACCGCGACCCGGCGTGCTTCGCGGTGCTGCTGGACCTCCTCCGCACGGGGGCGCTCCACGTGCCGCCGGGCGTCCCCGAGGCGACGCTCTACCGCGAGGCGCTCTACTACGGCCTCCTGGACCGCGTCCGCGCCGCGCGCCTCGGGGAGCTGGACGGCGACCGCGTCCGCCTGGCGGCGTCCGTGCCCGGGCGCGCGCCGGGGGACGGCACGGCCGTCCGCGCCGCGCCCGACGGCGGCTGCTGCGTCGCGCACGGCGGCGCCGTGCGCGTCTACAACTGGATGCTCGAGGAGCGCCGCCCCGTGTGCCTCGCCCACGCGCCGgtcaacgacgcggcgtacctggaCGCCGCCACGCTCCTGGTCGCCGCGCGGGAGCGGCCCGGCCGCCGCGACGGCCACGACGGCGGCgtggccgccttctccgcgctcACGGGCGGCCTGCGCCACCGCTTCCGCGTCGCGCACGCCCGCCAGCCTCGGTCGTTCACCGCCGGCGCCCTGGCCTTCGACGGGGGAGGAGGGTCAGGGTGCGCCGTCTTCGCGAGCTGCAAGGGCCGGCTCAACGAGTACGGCGTCGGCGTCTGGGACCGCAACACGGGCGAGCAGGCCGACTTCTTCTACGAGCCGCCCGGCTGCGCGCTAGGCGACGCCGACAGGCTCCAGTGGCTGGACGGCACCGGCGCGCTCATGGTGGCCACGATGTTCCCGCGGGCCGACTCCTCCTCCATCAGCCTGCTCGACTTCAGGGACAGGAGCGTCGTCTGGTCGTGGTCCGACGTCGGCACGCCGGCGTCGCTCGAGGACAAGCACGCGGTACACGCCGTCGCGATGGAGGACGGGAGGTCGGTGTGCGTGATCAACCAGTACGACGACCTCGGCTTCCTCGACCTCCGGAGCAGCGCCGGCGGCGTGCGGTGGCGATCGCGGAGCAAGCTGGCGGCGGGCGGGAAGGCGAAAGCGCTCGGCGAGGAGGTCTGTTACCCGAAGCTCGCCACGTACGGCGGCCAGCTGTTCGCGTCGACGGGCGACGCCATCTCGGTGTTCAGCGGCCCCGACCACGTGCTCACGTCGACGCTGCGCCGCAGCGAAGGCGGCGCCATCTGCGACTTCTCCATCGGCGGCGATCGCATCTTCGCTCTGCACAGCGACGAGAATGTCTTCGACGTATGGGAGACGCCGCCGCCGGCGATCATCTGA